In the genome of Chelmon rostratus isolate fCheRos1 chromosome 12, fCheRos1.pri, whole genome shotgun sequence, the window AAGAAAGTATAATGTTCATGCACGAGTCCCGCCTGAAAGGAGAAGGCTGCCTCGTTCACTGGTGAGAAATGCTTGTCGTGTCTCTGCCTCAAAGCTGGAATCAAGGTTGCTGCTTAACTAACTCGGCTGATTTCCCCCAAACATCTTGTGATCGCGGACAAATATAAAGGGCAGTTCATGtagagctgaaaaaaaagagagatcagaCAAGCGCGCTAGTGAACCCATGTGTAACTGCTGCACAGAAGAGATCGAATGATAAGCAAAAAGCCTATTCTTGAACTTCCCAAAACAGAGTACAGTAATACAGTACaatcactgtgtgtttgcagccgAGAAGCTGAGCATGCGTTCACAGCGGGGAGGATATATTTGGTTATCAGAGGGTCTTCTGAGAAACTCAGGGGAACAAGAGGCTATTTATGAGAGCTGCATAAGCACAGGTTTCTCTCTCCTACACTTAATGACCAAAGAATTCAGATTTCACTCGAATATGTggtgtgtaaaatgtgtgtttaatcacTTTCTACACCTCAGGCCGCTTATTTTACCAGGATAGGATAGTTACATGTGCAAAACTTAActggaatacacacacacacacacacacacacaatctagTGTCTAAAAAAATATGCTAACCATGAAGTGTAATTAATTTCGTCGTACTCTTTGTCCCTCCCTCGTCTCTTCCAGTTTGGCAGGCGTGTCCCGCAGTGTCACCCTGGTGGTAGCCTACATCATGACGGTGACGAGGCTCGGCTGGCAGGAGGCGCTGGCCGCAGTGAAGGTGGTCCGGCCCTGTGCCGGGCCCAACCTGGGCTTCCAGCGCCAGCTCCAGGAGTTTGAGGCCACTCAAGCGGATCAGGTGAGTCCGGGAACTCAGCGAGGGTACGATGGAGTGCAAGTATTGCCGTCAGAACGAGTACCCCATCGGTATTTTGCATTTCGTGAAATTgtgagctgttttcttttcctgtagTTCAGAGAATGGCTGCAGATGGAATATAAAGACAACCCCTTCAATGATGAGGCTGATATACGCGACTTGCTTGTTGGAACGTGCAAAGTCAATAGTGAGGAGGTGGAAAAACAGGGATCTACCCCACCAGGAGGCATCTGATCAGATCATTCGAGGCCTGGACGATCACACCACTGTGTGATGCTAGAGTATTCTGGACCTGTCTGAAAGTCTAGTATGCTTTGGAGCGGAGTCAGGATGAGGTATCCTCCAAATATCAGGACGTGAACACTTGAAGAGACCATTAATACGTGCAGCACATATGACCCTTTTTTTAATCATCGATTGATAGTTctggtgctgttttttttttctttctttctgaatgTCGTGAACTTTTTTGTACTGTGTCATGATGATTTCAACGAGTGAAATAAAAGGCGCTGAAGTcaagctttgtgtgtgtgcgctcatcAGTCGGTGGGCTGCCACGTCGAAGGTGACAgcacacactctgctctgtgtttatgtctccGTTTCCTGgttgtcttcctgtttgtctgatgtgCAAGGGAGGTCATGCATGGTGACATCAAAAACACCAAGATCACGTTCTTTCACCGCGCTGTCTCTCCAACTCTTTCCACAGTCTTTAGACACTGTAAAGCATTGAAACACATTCACTTCACCAAGGTGAGACGTTACATGCAGAGGTCCTCTAACACTGCAGATATGATGGCATATTCATGGTTAGCCACTAGGGGGCGGTAATACTAAGAAAGTTGCCTAAAATGCATAGATTTTGAGAATCGTGTCTTCTGGACTCATGCCTCATCAGGACATGAGAAAATGAAGACGCTCTACAAATCTCCCGTCAGCAGGTGTCATGGCAGTGGAAATTAGTTTGAACTccgaggttttttttttttaaacaaacaataatatGTCTGGGGGGTATTTCAGAGTCGGTAATGTGCACAGGTGCCTGTTCCATTGCGTCCCGGTGTCTGCGCGGGGTGTCACTAGAGGGATTCCCCACCGCAGCGCCGTGTGGGCGCTGACTTTCACAGAAATGAGAGCTGCGCATCTCCCGCTGAACCTCCGACAGGCTCCTCCCTGTCTCAAATCTGTCACATTTTAGAATCACATTTAAGAATAGGACACCGAGGGCTTGAAAACAGATTTCAGCGGGGGAGCTCACCCGATCAAAGGTAAgcggcagcagctcctctggaaACGAACGATTTTCAACATCAtagttgataaaaaaaaaaaaaaaaacttgattgattgattgacccCCTGCAGTTTCAGCCACTCGCCTCTGTAGAGCTGAATTGACGTCCTACTGAAGTGATGACGTGAAATTTAAGACCCCATGATGATCTTAAATAGTCCAGTGTGTATTATAGCCGTGTTAAAACTTTTTTGGATGTCATTAGAGCTGCGTGACTGGCGTCGTTTCTCTTCATGCGTATCTCAAATGAATCACAATTATTTTCCCTGACAGAAATGGCAACTGTGAGAAACGTGATTAAGTTTGCACTTGCCCACTTCAACCTCCATACACCCATGCCCTCCCTTTGTGAAAGAGCATGGCCTGAAGTGTTAAAACCGTGGCTAGATGACcagataaaatgtttttaaagtggTTACTAATACTacagctgcagggctgcaggggGAAAAGTGTAACTGGAAAGTAATTTTAACTGGCAGTTGTGGTCATGATAACTGTTTTAATCTGATCCTAACCACTTAAATCTTGGATTGAGTCAAACTTGCACCACCCAGACGTGCTGTTTCATTCCTCAGAGATGAACCTGGATGAGGACAGCAGCCTGCCAGTCAGCTGCGGCAACGGCAAACTGAGACAGTGGCTGATTGATCAGATAGACAGCAGGAGGTATCCCGGCCTGATCTGGGAGAACGATGAAAAGTCCATCTTTAGGATTCCGTGGAAGCACGCAGGAAAGCAAGACtacaacagagaggaagatgctgCGCTCTTCAAGGTCATACCCGTCCCACCCGTCCTCTCACgctgcacacactgcatttgaAGCACACTTTTGCACATGCAACATGTAGTAATGTGGTTACTCtaaaaaaagcagattaaagTTGTGTCTCCATTCAAATTTTTGGAACATGTGCATGACTATAGAGGAGGTGCAAATGACTCTTTTCACTGATCGTTTCAGGCATGGGCACTGTTTAAGGGAAAATATAAGGAAGGAGTCGACAAGCCGGATCCCCCCACATGGAAGACCAGATTACGCTGTGCTCTTAATAAAAGCAATGACTTTGTTGAGATAGTGGAAAACAGCCAACTGGACATCTCAGAGCCATATAAAGTCTACAGAATCATTCCAGAGGAAGCCAAAAAAGGTGCGTGTATGTAAatatcacacacagagaatgcACCATAGCGTGTGAGAACTACAGCTGCCTGCATGTTGTGACAGATGTGACAAGGTGAGGTGTGAAATAGTTTATTGGATGAAATGTCACAACAAGCTAATCTAAAGTCAAAGCAATGCTTCATctgcatgtgctgctgcatttcaCAAAGCATCTCGCATTGTTTCAAGActattagcatttttttttctcctccacatACATATGCACCACTGCAGTTGATTCTGATGAGGCAGGAAGTACAAAGGAAGCCAAAGCATGTACCAAAAAGGCCATAGTGCTTTTTTTAGAGGGCTTCGGTTACTAAGTGCAGCGTGCACATAACACAGCCTGACGACCTCCAGCCTTGCATAACTAAGTCTCTGCCATCGTACAACAGTTTTTGTCCCACCAGAGCAGTTCTTGCTCTCTGCACTGCTGTTAAATTCTCGAAATGAATAAGGTTTAGATTGGCACTTCAGTTGCACTCACTTTTTCAAAGCACCCACTCAAGCGAGACCAGCAGGACCTCACAAGAGCACAAAACATATTCACAGTTTGAATTAGGTTAGTTAAGTTTATTGTTGATATGTAcaatcgatttttttttttttaggatggGAGCTGTTACAGTGGACGGGCAATGTCTTCACAGCAAGGCACGGCCAATATTGTGGAGCAGTtatctgaaaaatgtgttgGTGCTTTTTACATTTATAGGGATAAAGATGAGCAGTATGGAGGAGACACCGTCACATGTAAATTCCCTGGGCTACATCCCACCATACGCGTCTCTGCACAACCAGGTCAGTAGATAGATTCTTTGGCTGCTGTGTGCTACAGATCTGCAATGATTGCACATGTCTTGTTTTAACGACACCTCCTCTGAGTGACCTCTGCGGCCTCTGCTCAGGTACCTGGCTACATGCTTTCTCAGGAGAGAAGGGACTGGAGGGACTACTCACCACTAGAGCAAcaacctcttcctcctccacatcacCACGCAGAGGTGCAGTATGGTCAGTGCCACTACACGTCGCCGTTCACCCGGGCTTGGTCTGGTTCACACGCAGAAAATGGTAAGATATGACCATACACATATGGCGGACACACCATTTAGATCTTACATCCTAAAACATACAGATAAATTTACTCATTGACTGCATACATAATGATCTCAGAATTGCTCCAACAAGATCAAACTAAAGACCTTCCTTTTTAGTCGTACAGTGTgtggtttgtatgtgtgtatctttgtgtgcatttatgtgatGTCTCCACCAATAAGCcccttttgctgtttttcttttctatgtaaagcacttaTGAACAGCTTTTATATGGAACTGAACTGATTTGAATCTACAGTATGATACAATGTTAGATATCGTCTGGTGTATTACATAGATTTCTTGATCGCTTTACTGTatgaaaataagcattttttttcagatgtCACAAATATTATCCAAATAATGCATCAACTTCCAGCCACAAACACAGGGCTGTGGCATCCTGTCAGTCCTTTTATCAAAAGAGAAGTTGGCCTTACATTAAGCGCTTGCCATCATGCAGATTTGCTTCCTTGCACAATGCTCCGATCCATCTATGAGCTATGGCTTTAACAGCTCATAAGGTAGTCATCTTTGATGCATAGGTCATTAGGTAGTTTAAAATGCTACATTAGATGCTTTCTAATGCCCTTATCACAATCCTTCACATATAGTTTTAAGTGGAATTTAGATTTGAACTTTAAGGTGGAAATCCCCTTCACAAATACAAGTTCAAAGACGTTCAGTCTCTGATTTTTTAAGGCAAGACCGAGGGTTAGGTTTGGGTGAATTACATCATTACAGCAACATTAGGGTCGAAATGACAGAAATTAGTTAATTGCAAAGGAATTAATTGCAGCAGATGCACATATTTCCTTCCATGTAGGTCAAGATATATTGATTTGATCCTCTCATGCACAAAGATGAAGAGCTAGCCATAAAGTCACCATGTACCAAATACGTGATGTATTGGACAAGAAATCAGTGACTAATCAAACAATTCAACACAGTGTGCACTGCATGTACCATATTGAAAGGACACATGTGTGCAGTCCCCATGGATTTGAATGTGAAACTTCACCTGGGATTTTTCATGCTGTCTCCAGACTTGCTTTTGTTCCAAATTAGACCTCAATAATAACtaagaaaacaataataattacattcaATAGTCTAATTATGACCAGAGTTTAATTTATTCAACACAGGTTTTCAGCTCTCCTTCCACACCCAACCGCCCGTGTATACAATGGACCTCAACAATGCCATAACAGGTAAAGAATCTTCTCTCCTTCACTTTAAGACATGCTTGTTTTTTCAATAGGTCTATACTGTATTTGCATATGGAGATAAGAAACTACAAACACATACTTACTTCCCTATTCTGAGCAGCAGGTCCTGATAGTGAGCGGTGAGGTTTCTATAATCTTTCACATGAtcatagataaaaaaaaatggttcaAAAAATGCCTGGAACGATAAGAGAGAAGTGTGTTATACTTGCCTGCCAAGATAACTGAGAATTAAGTTTTATTGAAGTTTGACCTTTCAGGGCCGCCTTCTGATCAGGCTGCAAGGCTCAAATAGTGCTGCTGACAATGTTTCCATCAAGGATAAATCTGCTAAATCCTCATGTCCTTCTTCCAGATTTCAGCCTGCATGTGTCCCTATACTACAGAGAGTCTTTGGTGAAGGAGGTTACCACCACCAGCCCAGAGGGCTGTCGGATCACCTCttctccctcatcctctccatcctcttcccCGTGCCCAGAGGACAAATCTCACAGCGGGGCCGAAATCATCCTTTTTCCATTCCCCTACCCTGAGTCTCACAGGCAGGGCGCCGAGATGCTCTCTAACATACTGGAGCGGGGGGTGCTTCTGTGGATGACGCCTGATGGCTTATACGCTAGGCGCCTCTGCCAGGGACGGGTGTACTGGGAGGGACCTCTGGCTCCGTATATGGATAAACCCAACAAGCTGGAGAAGGAGCAGCCATGCAAACTGTTTGACACCCAGCAGTTCCTTATTGGTAAGCATCAGTATGTTTCTGTAGCGctctgttcacacctgcaggTTTGGACACAATGACAGGAACACCTGTGCAGTAGGATGCTGTTCAATAGACAGTATGAAGACAGTATAAAAACtacttttggttttatttgtttatgctCAAGTTTATAACGTTGACTTTTTatccagagaggaagaagcatCAAACTCAACTCGtctttttcagtctttaatttttttttacttgtacAGCCCAAATTCACAAATTAGCCTCAGACTTTCGAGTCTGTGCACCACATGACACACTTTATCCAGAGAAAAGTAACAATATCCTAAAATAAAAAttctccattacaagtaaagtCATACAGTATTTATCAAAAAATATAACTTATGTATTTGATGTcattaaatatgtgttttaataTATTGTAGTTCAGGAGGAGATGACAAATACTTCAATAAACTCTTATATCTGCTTACGGCTACATTGCAGTGTGATATAAACCACTTAATTATTGATTATATACTGCTTTATATACAGTTGGTGGTTTGATCTATAgtgatgcatcatattttaataaatgatcatttgatttttatgtaaaatttaatttaaataagcAATCTGGTAGTATTAAAAGCACAATACGTAAGTaccaaacaaatacaaaagtaTAGTTATATCGTATAAGTATAGCATGAGATGGACTTAAGTGACAGATTTGGCTTTTACTGCTTTAATAACTAGAGTGCACTGATAACCACTCTTCTTCAGTTATTTACTACATGACGATGCTTGTGATCATGCCAGTAAtggctgtgatgatgatgatgataatgaaggAGCAGCAGGTGCTTTAGCTGGGTAAGTCCCTGTCATTGTTGAGATGGCTCTAAGAAGCTAATCATATTCACAACAAGGGGCCAAAGTGTGTGCAGTCCCCACCCACCTACTGTGGTCCACCACAACACCATGACAAGATGGTGTTTTCTGTGCCACTTCACACTGAAATTTCCACCATCCTCGTCAGTGGTTTCCAGAAAAGCCGTTTTGATTCGGGAGAATGCTCTGTGAGCAATCAGGGGTTTTAAGTGTTTCTTTCATGTACATTTAAATGAGATATGTGAGAAGTAGCACACAGCTGGTTTGTTGAGGGTGATGCAaccctctcttttctcactcttcttcctcttcttcttcttctctcagagcTCCAAGATTTCGTCCATAATGGCCGTCACTTACCGAGACACCAGGTGGTGCTGTGTTTTGGAGACGAGTTCCCCGACCCACAGCGGCCGAGGAAGATGATCACAGCACAGGTACCAATACACTACGAgactttagctgctaaatgggTGCATTTTCTAAAAAGCATGGGAGCTATTACATTCTCTGGTGCTAAAAAGAAGTCAGAATTACTCTAACGACCATATGTGCATATTGTTGGCTAATGCATATATggttgatgatttttttttttttttttttacaaattagAGACCTCAATAATATCCTAATAATGCAAAATGCAGTAACAAGCCAACTTATTAAGTCAAAATTTAGCTATGACTTGAATCCAACTTTTTGTTTCGGAACATATTACACCATATTGATGTGCGatttctgtgaaaacactgcacttGTTGCCGAACAGAGCTCAAATGAAGCCGAACCATTGGAACAAAACCATTCCACTATTTAACCGCTCGCTGGTGATATAGCCACAGCTAGCCTCAGCTAAAACTAAAGCTAAATTTACTGAATCTAATATGAACTGACATGTTAGTTATTCAAGTAGTTTTCCCACATAAATAAATCAGGCAGCAGCTAAATCCAACAATTcatgagaaagaaaaactaCTGCTAAATCTGATTAACTTAGCACTTCTCTGTGACTCTCTCACTAGGTGCATTCATGCATACAGTGCGTTTTAGCTGCCATTAAATGTATTATAATATAAATTAAGGTTTTATGTTTGTTCTATGgtaatgatttcttttttgggaaaaaaaatttaaattagAAAGACATGAAATTAAATCGATCTTTGTTCCGCATTTTGCTAGTCACCTTTATTTTTTCGCTGTGTCTTTAGGTACTGCACTCCTTCCTTTGTAGGCCACAACATTGAgcagacacatttcacacaaagacCTAATTTTGTTTTAGGTGGAGCCAGTGTTTGCCAGAAAACTGGTGTACTATTACCAGCAGAACAATGGCCACTACCTGCGGGCTTATGATCACATCCAGGAGCAGAGCACATCTCCAACAATTGACTATCCATCCCAGAGGCCTCTGCAGCATATTCAAGAGtgacaagcatgcacacacaaacacaaacacacattcacacacacacacacacacacacacactcacacacacacacacacacacacacagttacgCACAGGAGGGcatgaatgtgaatgtaaacCACTGCCTGTTTGCCACCTTGTGATTGTAGTGCTGTGTACTGTAAATGATAGAAGCTGTCATGGCACTGGGGGGTAGAGATGGGGAAGACCCTGCTGTTTTTACTTGCACACCTATGCGTCGTagtctttgtttctgtgactgtggagtaatgttttttttttttttttgtttcctctaCAAGTATTGTTGTGACAGTGTGAAGAATGCGGTTTGAGGGTGGGGGAATGAGGGGAGGGCGACTGAGACAGGAAGTACTAGCACAGGTGCACAGGAAGAATGGCCCCTAAGACAAACACTGATATGTCAAAGGGATTAAAACAGAGCATGAGTGATTACTGActatattattatgtattgtGTCAGCAGTGTCATTGTTTCATCTATTATAGACCTCAGTTCTAGGTTTAattgcaaaaacagaaaagctaCAACTGGAATGTGAGAGAAACCGATGTTATCACTGGTCTGGCAGTGCAGGAAGCAGTTATCACAAATTGTTTACCTCTGGACTGCTGCATGTGTTAATGCAAATCTGTTTCTAATGAATCTCATCAGCTTTTTAAAAGATCTCAATCTTTTTAATTGTCAACAGAAATGACAAAGCAGGAGGAGGCAATCAGGACAAATGACCTCTTTTGCTTGCAGCAGCAAGCAGAACTAAAGCCCATACGTCCACCTTATATACATGCATTGAGCATTTGCTGCATTGTATTATATTTGTAAGATGACAGTTACTGACCAAGCTTGAGCTTTAATAGTAATTTCAAGCCATTCAGGGGTTGTTTACATATGTAAATAATGGTTGTTAGGTATGGAAAGCATTTGTAGATTAAGTTACAAGTGCAGAagcttttcaaacatttcttttatcaTGTACAGATAAACCAAAGCACAGAATTGCCTACAAGACTGGTTCAGTGCCCGCAACAGCACCTGATCAGAGAGCAGCTTAGGCCTCGAGGTCTGACCTGACTGGACTGAGGGAGGTTGATTGGAAAATTCACACTCATCTCGTAACTTGCAAGGAAACCTCACCTGTTCCTCTTGACCTGAAACCAGCGGCCTCACAAATGAGAAGGAAAACTCCCTTTGTGGTCTACGTGGTCCAGGGAGGAGCTCTCTGGTTCCCGTGTCTCTCAGACACCAGAGAGAACCAGAGAGACTGGAAGAGGTTCACAGGCCGGATGCAACGTCCACACAAAAGCTACTTTAAGATCCTAACAACCCGGGAATGTGAATGTTTCATGAAACATAGAAATCCAACAGTGGGAATGATGGAATTCCTCATGCTATTGATGGTCTAACAGCTGATGCTGCAGTGGAATGGATGCaggttttgctgtgtttttccttctgtaGTCCAGAGTTTCGATTTCTGCATTTACTTCCTTCACGCTTAAACCACATCACTTTCACAATGGCTTCAAAACTACGACCAAAATCACAGGCAGGAATGttttttctgagtgtgtgtgtgtgtgtgtatgtgtgaaccATAAATCCTTTTCCCTCTCAAACATCTCATCAGTCCCCCCGATTCTCTGCTGGCTGAAAACTTTTGTTTCATTCAAAACCAAATTGTGATACGATGTGAAAATGTTACTCCATGCACATGTACAGTGCACCGTGGTGGTAGacactgtacactgtgtgcgtgcacgtgtgtgtgcgtgcgtgtgtgtgcccgcatgtgtgtgtgggtgggtacATTTGTGTCACACAGTTGCACTATTACTGTTATCAGTAATTGACATTTATGGACTCAGGATAAAACATGTGACTCCCCCACCTACAACACCATCAGTGACTCAAACACTGACACGCACACTCTTTTCACTTCACACTTTACAGTTACAATAAAACATTCAGAACACGCTAGCAAGGAAATCACTAAACAAGTGTgtatactgaaaaaaaaaagttctttttACTCTCGTTCTAGCATTTTGTACAATATATCTGAATAATGCCAAGGACTGGATTTTCTGAGGAGATTGATTAATATAAAATTGCcaaatgatttattttgaaataaagttaTCAGTTTTCTACTACATGTCTGCTGAGCTGTTCTTGATTTATAAACACTgggagagagaatgaaagacccatatttggaaagaaaaagaccccaaaaaaagaaaaaaaagaaaaaagcacatttgcCATGGTGTTTCCCCCTCTGCAGGAAGCCACATCATTTAGTAGTCAGGCTTCAGTTTTTCCGCCCAAACGAGCCGTTACTCCAGGCGACACGGCCTTAGCCTTTCGCTCGACGCTTCGGAACGGCTGGCTTAGTCAACCGATGCCCCAAACATCACCTAAAAGGCGTTTTTCAGAGAAATGAAACTGACACTAATGTGCCACACTTTCTCCCAAAGAAAGTGATTTGTTGGTTTTGCCTTGACTCAGTGACTATGATTAATCTGACCAAAAGTGATTCGTT includes:
- the dusp22b gene encoding dual specificity protein phosphatase 22-B: MGNGINKVLPDLYLGNFKDARDREQLGRNNITHILSIHDSAAPILQEMTYLCISAADLPTQNLTQHFKESIMFMHESRLKGEGCLVHCLAGVSRSVTLVVAYIMTVTRLGWQEALAAVKVVRPCAGPNLGFQRQLQEFEATQADQFREWLQMEYKDNPFNDEADIRDLLVGTCKVNSEEVEKQGSTPPGGI
- the irf4a gene encoding interferon regulatory factor 4a, with protein sequence MNLDEDSSLPVSCGNGKLRQWLIDQIDSRRYPGLIWENDEKSIFRIPWKHAGKQDYNREEDAALFKAWALFKGKYKEGVDKPDPPTWKTRLRCALNKSNDFVEIVENSQLDISEPYKVYRIIPEEAKKGIKMSSMEETPSHVNSLGYIPPYASLHNQVPGYMLSQERRDWRDYSPLEQQPLPPPHHHAEVQYGQCHYTSPFTRAWSGSHAENGFQLSFHTQPPVYTMDLNNAITDFSLHVSLYYRESLVKEVTTTSPEGCRITSSPSSSPSSSPCPEDKSHSGAEIILFPFPYPESHRQGAEMLSNILERGVLLWMTPDGLYARRLCQGRVYWEGPLAPYMDKPNKLEKEQPCKLFDTQQFLIELQDFVHNGRHLPRHQVVLCFGDEFPDPQRPRKMITAQVEPVFARKLVYYYQQNNGHYLRAYDHIQEQSTSPTIDYPSQRPLQHIQE